The Gillisia sp. Hel_I_86 genome has a segment encoding these proteins:
- a CDS encoding M1 family metallopeptidase has product MKNIFLLLAAVLFTSISVNGQVLSNKQKQYTEADSLRGSLRPERAYDVLKYHLQVQIDPEERFISGFNTITFKAEEDLPVMQIDLFENMQIDSILHGNHQLAYTRKFNAVFVEFEEALGSEATDSIQVFYSGNPIVAKNAPWDGGFVFKKDEEGNPWIGVAVQGTGASLWYPNKDHQSDEPEETLIEIAVPNGLTNVSNGRFIGKTDLQNGYTRWSYKVNNPINNYDIVFNIANYVHFQDTYQDLDLDFYVLPYNLEKAKKQFAEVKPMMECFYEKFGEYPFKEDGFKLVETPYLGMEHQSAVAYGNYYKMGYLGRDLSGTGIGLRWDFIIIHESGHEWFGNSITANDIADMWIHEGFTTYSEAVYIECRWGKEDALKYLEGLRKNIGNQSPIIGDYGVNSEGSRDMYPKGANLLNTIRSIYDNDELWWKTLKDYTSTYKHQTIDTKTVEDFFNVPIATELQPVFDQYLRYANIPVLEFKKTGKRIHYRWNTDVSNFRMPVDIFIHEKEIRIAPSNTWIEFSKEVEDLDDIQVNEKEFYIETKFIK; this is encoded by the coding sequence ATGAAAAATATCTTTTTATTATTGGCTGCTGTTTTATTTACAAGTATTTCGGTAAATGGTCAAGTACTTAGTAACAAGCAAAAACAATATACCGAAGCAGATTCCCTTCGAGGATCGCTGAGGCCGGAACGTGCATACGATGTTTTGAAATATCATTTGCAAGTTCAAATTGATCCAGAAGAGCGATTTATCTCAGGTTTTAATACGATTACATTTAAGGCTGAAGAAGATTTGCCTGTTATGCAGATAGATCTTTTCGAAAACATGCAGATAGACTCAATATTGCATGGGAATCATCAGCTAGCCTATACCAGAAAATTTAATGCTGTTTTTGTTGAATTCGAAGAAGCCTTAGGATCTGAAGCAACAGACTCCATTCAGGTGTTTTATTCTGGGAATCCTATAGTTGCAAAAAATGCGCCCTGGGATGGTGGTTTTGTTTTTAAAAAGGATGAAGAAGGAAATCCGTGGATTGGAGTAGCCGTTCAGGGAACCGGAGCCAGTCTTTGGTATCCCAATAAAGATCATCAAAGTGATGAGCCGGAAGAAACCTTGATTGAAATTGCAGTACCAAACGGGCTGACCAATGTTTCCAATGGACGATTTATTGGTAAAACAGATTTACAAAATGGGTACACTCGCTGGAGTTATAAGGTGAATAATCCTATAAATAACTACGACATCGTTTTCAACATAGCCAATTATGTTCATTTTCAAGATACCTATCAAGATCTGGATCTGGATTTTTATGTGTTGCCTTATAACCTCGAAAAAGCTAAAAAACAGTTCGCAGAGGTTAAACCAATGATGGAATGTTTTTATGAAAAGTTCGGGGAATATCCTTTTAAAGAGGATGGGTTCAAGCTGGTGGAAACTCCTTATTTGGGCATGGAACATCAAAGTGCCGTAGCTTATGGTAACTACTACAAAATGGGCTATTTAGGCCGTGATCTCTCTGGAACAGGAATTGGCTTAAGATGGGATTTCATTATCATCCATGAATCTGGACACGAGTGGTTTGGGAACAGCATCACAGCTAATGACATTGCCGATATGTGGATCCATGAAGGTTTCACTACCTATTCTGAAGCAGTTTATATTGAATGTAGGTGGGGAAAAGAAGATGCTTTAAAATATTTGGAAGGGCTTAGAAAGAACATTGGCAACCAGTCACCTATAATTGGAGACTATGGAGTGAACAGTGAAGGTTCCAGAGATATGTATCCTAAAGGTGCTAATCTCTTAAATACTATTAGAAGTATTTATGACAATGATGAACTTTGGTGGAAAACCTTAAAAGATTACACCAGTACCTACAAGCATCAAACAATTGACACGAAAACGGTTGAAGATTTCTTTAATGTTCCAATAGCAACAGAGCTTCAACCGGTTTTTGACCAATATTTAAGATACGCTAACATTCCGGTATTGGAATTCAAAAAAACTGGCAAACGAATCCATTATCGTTGGAATACAGATGTCTCTAACTTCAGGATGCCTGTTGATATTTTTATACATGAAAAAGAAATTAGGATTGCTCCTTCAAATACTTGGATCGAATTTTCGAAGGAAGTAGAAGATCTCGATGATATTCAAGTCAACGAAAAAGAGTTCTATATAGAAACAAAATTTATAAAATAA
- a CDS encoding acyl-CoA carboxylase subunit beta has translation MDLNFNKNEDHNKLLLSTLRQKLAQVKLGGGEKRIEKHHAKGKMTARERVNYLLDDSEAAIELGAFVGDEMYEEHGGCPSGGVVIKIGHVSGKQCIVVANDATVKAGAWFPITAKKNLRAQEIAIENRLPIIYLVDSAGVYLPMQDEIFPDKEHFGRIFRNNAVMSSMGITQISAVMGSCVAGGAYLPIMSDEAIIVEKTGSIFLAGSYLVKAAIGESIDNETLGGATTHSEISGVTDYKAKDDKDALDKIKNIMDKIGDYDKAGYSRKPTVKPKEDPNEIFGILPRKRNDQYDMREIISRLVDDSEFEEYKKEYGQTIITGYARIDGWAVGIVANQRKIVKTKTGEMQFGGVIYSDSADKATRFIANCNQKKIPLVFLQDVTGFMVGSKSEHGGIIKDGAKMVSAVSNSVVPKFTIIIGNSYGAGNYAMCGKAYDPRFIVAWPSAELAVMGGTQAAKVLAQIETASMAKKGEKVDADKEKEVFDKIKARYDKQTSPYYAAARLWTDAIINPLDTRKWISTGIEAANHAPITKDFNLGVIQT, from the coding sequence ATGGATCTTAACTTCAATAAAAATGAAGATCATAATAAACTTTTACTTTCTACATTAAGACAAAAGCTTGCACAAGTTAAGCTTGGAGGAGGAGAAAAACGCATCGAAAAACATCATGCCAAGGGAAAAATGACTGCCAGAGAGCGTGTTAATTATCTTTTAGATGATTCTGAAGCTGCTATAGAGCTTGGAGCCTTTGTAGGAGATGAGATGTATGAAGAGCATGGCGGATGCCCTAGTGGTGGAGTAGTTATTAAAATAGGACATGTTTCCGGAAAACAATGTATTGTTGTTGCAAACGATGCAACCGTAAAAGCCGGAGCTTGGTTTCCTATCACTGCAAAAAAGAATTTAAGGGCTCAGGAGATTGCTATCGAAAACAGGCTTCCAATCATTTATTTGGTGGACAGCGCGGGGGTATATTTACCAATGCAAGATGAAATTTTTCCGGACAAAGAACACTTCGGAAGAATTTTCAGAAATAATGCAGTAATGAGTAGTATGGGAATAACCCAAATCTCAGCCGTAATGGGAAGTTGTGTTGCCGGTGGTGCTTACTTACCAATTATGAGTGATGAAGCTATAATAGTTGAAAAAACCGGAAGTATTTTCTTAGCAGGAAGCTACTTGGTAAAAGCTGCTATAGGAGAATCTATAGATAATGAAACTCTTGGGGGTGCTACCACACATTCTGAAATAAGTGGAGTAACAGATTATAAAGCCAAAGACGATAAAGATGCCTTGGACAAGATCAAGAACATCATGGATAAAATTGGGGATTACGATAAGGCTGGATATAGTAGGAAGCCTACTGTAAAACCGAAGGAAGATCCAAATGAGATCTTCGGAATTTTACCAAGAAAGCGCAACGATCAATATGACATGCGGGAGATCATCTCGAGATTGGTAGATGATTCCGAATTTGAAGAATATAAGAAGGAATATGGGCAAACAATTATTACCGGATACGCCAGAATAGATGGGTGGGCAGTTGGAATTGTTGCCAATCAGCGTAAAATTGTAAAAACCAAGACCGGAGAAATGCAGTTTGGCGGGGTTATTTATTCAGATTCTGCCGATAAAGCCACTCGTTTTATAGCAAACTGTAACCAGAAGAAAATTCCTTTGGTGTTTTTACAAGATGTTACCGGATTCATGGTTGGAAGTAAAAGTGAGCATGGCGGAATTATAAAAGATGGAGCCAAAATGGTGAGTGCAGTAAGTAACTCTGTAGTGCCTAAATTCACAATCATCATTGGAAACTCCTATGGTGCCGGGAATTACGCGATGTGCGGAAAAGCATACGATCCTAGATTTATAGTGGCATGGCCAAGTGCCGAGCTTGCCGTAATGGGAGGAACTCAAGCTGCAAAGGTATTGGCTCAAATTGAAACAGCTTCCATGGCCAAAAAAGGGGAAAAAGTAGATGCCGACAAAGAAAAAGAAGTATTCGATAAAATAAAAGCCAGATACGACAAACAAACTTCTCCATACTATGCAGCCGCCAGACTATGGACAGATGCTATTATAAATCCGTTAGATACCAGAAAATGGATCTCTACAGGGATTGAAGCTGCGAACCACGCTCCTATTACCAAAGATTTTAATTTAGGAGTAATCCAGACCTGA
- a CDS encoding DinB family protein, which produces MKEIRNQLVKHIKGGEAFMPIDNLLKFISFEKLCERPENLPYSFYEIFYHIRFAQRDILDYIKNDNYKHKQWPQDYWPKNNSIESSEVWESLKSKFFKEQQELIEFLLEPKNDIFRPVNLQTKHIVLREIFLVIEHNSYHTGQLMIVLRSLGLYPA; this is translated from the coding sequence ATGAAAGAAATTAGAAATCAATTAGTTAAGCATATTAAGGGTGGGGAAGCTTTTATGCCAATCGATAATTTGTTAAAATTTATTTCATTTGAAAAATTATGTGAACGTCCTGAAAATCTTCCATATTCCTTCTATGAGATATTCTATCATATAAGATTCGCTCAGAGAGACATATTGGATTATATCAAAAATGATAATTACAAGCATAAGCAGTGGCCACAAGATTATTGGCCCAAGAATAACAGTATTGAATCTTCTGAAGTGTGGGAATCATTAAAATCGAAGTTTTTTAAAGAACAGCAAGAATTAATCGAATTTTTACTAGAGCCAAAAAATGACATTTTTCGTCCTGTGAATTTACAAACTAAGCACATTGTACTAAGAGAAATTTTCCTGGTAATCGAGCATAATTCGTATCACACCGGTCAATTGATGATTGTTTTAAGAAGTTTAGGTTTGTATCCCGCATAA
- the ettA gene encoding energy-dependent translational throttle protein EttA, whose product MADDNKVIFSMSGLTKTFPGANTPVLKNIYLSFFYGAKIGILGLNGSGKSTLLKIIAGVEKNYQGDVVFAPGYTVGMLEQEPDLDDEKTVLEVVKEGVAATVAILDEYNKINDMFGLPEVYEDADKMQKLMDKQAALQDEIDASNAWELDTKLEIAMDALRTPDSDKKIGVLSGGERRRVALCRLLLQEPDVLLLDEPTNHLDAESVHWLEHHLAQYKGTVIAVTHDRYFLDNVAGWILELDRGEGIPWKGNYSSWLDQKSKRLAQEQKTASKRQKTLERELEWSRMSPKGRQTKQKARLNNYDKLLSQDQKKMDEQLEIYIPNGPRLGTNVIEAKGVSKAFDDKLLYEDFNFTLPQAGIVGVIGPNGAGKTTIFKMIMGEIAPDQGSFEVGDTVKIAYVDQSHSNMDPEKTIWQNFSDGQELINMGGKQVNSRAYLSRFNFGGGEQNKKVSMLSGGERNRLHLAMTLKEEGNVLLLDEPTNDLDVNTLRALEEGLDNFAGCAVVISHDRWFLDRICTHILAFEGNSQVYFFEGGFSDYEENKKKRLGGDLMPKRIKYKKLTR is encoded by the coding sequence ATGGCAGATGATAATAAGGTGATTTTCTCCATGTCTGGGTTAACAAAGACCTTCCCGGGAGCAAATACACCAGTACTAAAGAATATTTATTTAAGTTTCTTCTATGGGGCTAAAATAGGGATTTTAGGATTGAACGGATCTGGAAAATCAACATTGTTGAAGATCATTGCAGGGGTGGAAAAGAACTATCAAGGAGATGTGGTCTTCGCTCCCGGGTATACCGTTGGTATGCTGGAGCAAGAACCAGATCTTGATGATGAAAAAACGGTTTTAGAGGTTGTAAAAGAAGGGGTGGCTGCAACTGTGGCAATTCTTGATGAATACAATAAGATAAACGATATGTTTGGCCTTCCTGAGGTTTATGAGGATGCAGATAAAATGCAAAAACTCATGGATAAGCAGGCAGCTCTACAAGATGAGATCGATGCTTCTAATGCTTGGGAATTAGATACCAAACTGGAAATTGCAATGGATGCACTTCGTACTCCAGACTCGGACAAGAAAATTGGAGTATTATCTGGAGGGGAGCGCAGAAGAGTTGCTTTATGTAGATTGTTATTACAAGAGCCAGATGTGTTATTATTGGATGAGCCAACCAACCATTTGGATGCCGAATCTGTACATTGGTTGGAACATCATTTAGCTCAATACAAAGGAACCGTGATCGCTGTAACTCACGATAGGTACTTCCTTGACAATGTAGCCGGGTGGATACTGGAACTGGATCGAGGTGAAGGAATTCCTTGGAAAGGGAACTATTCTTCTTGGTTAGATCAAAAATCCAAACGTTTGGCACAGGAGCAAAAAACAGCAAGCAAGCGTCAAAAAACATTAGAACGGGAATTGGAATGGTCCCGTATGTCCCCAAAAGGAAGGCAGACCAAGCAAAAAGCGAGATTGAACAATTACGATAAATTGTTGAGTCAGGATCAGAAAAAGATGGACGAGCAATTGGAGATCTATATTCCTAATGGTCCCCGTTTGGGAACAAACGTTATTGAAGCTAAAGGAGTAAGCAAGGCTTTTGATGATAAACTGCTTTATGAAGATTTTAATTTCACCTTACCACAGGCTGGAATTGTTGGAGTTATTGGGCCTAACGGTGCAGGTAAGACCACTATTTTTAAAATGATCATGGGTGAGATAGCTCCAGATCAGGGAAGTTTTGAAGTAGGAGATACGGTAAAGATCGCATATGTAGATCAAAGCCATTCCAATATGGATCCCGAAAAAACGATTTGGCAAAATTTCAGCGACGGGCAGGAGCTTATTAATATGGGGGGAAAACAAGTGAATTCCAGAGCCTATTTAAGCCGATTCAATTTTGGGGGAGGAGAACAGAACAAAAAAGTGAGCATGCTTTCCGGAGGGGAACGTAACCGTTTGCACCTTGCCATGACTCTTAAAGAAGAAGGAAACGTGTTGTTATTGGATGAGCCAACGAATGACTTGGATGTAAATACCCTGCGTGCGCTGGAAGAAGGTTTAGATAACTTTGCGGGCTGTGCGGTGGTGATTTCTCACGATAGATGGTTCTTGGATAGAATATGTACGCATATCCTAGCTTTTGAAGGTAATTCGCAGGTTTATTTCTTTGAAGGGGGTTTCTCAGATTATGAAGAGAACAAAAAGAAACGTTTGGGTGGAGATTTGATGCCGAAGCGTATCAAATACAAAAAATTGACTCGATAA
- a CDS encoding DEAD/DEAH box helicase, giving the protein MLFEDLPLSQTIQQGISEIGHTTPTPIQEKVIPEILRRNDVIACAQTGTGKTGAFAIPLLQLLIKRVEDPKIKDTLSVLIVSPTRELAVQIAENIKDYSKFTNIKSGVVFGGASMQPQINFLKDGLHILVATPGRLLDLRKQGYINLEEVEILVLDEADLMLDMGFIDEVQKIIRLAPNLVQRLMFSATIPPKVQDLAKSLLQDPEKIELTVNSSAAPSIEQKLYMVPKRDKVELLLYVMRNVVKNKSVLIFRRTKFGVEKALQSLVKNGFKADELHGDKSQSDRTSALERFKSKEVNILVATDLAARGLDIDSLDFVINFDIPSMSEVYVHRIGRTGRAGSVGTSISFCSADEKKYIKFIETLIGNKIPVETEHPYPLEKDAEPIVHKKKGSKHKKGRKGSGSKANKKRWYK; this is encoded by the coding sequence ATGCTTTTTGAAGATTTACCTTTATCCCAAACCATTCAGCAGGGAATATCCGAAATAGGACACACCACTCCTACTCCAATCCAAGAAAAGGTAATTCCTGAAATATTAAGAAGGAACGATGTTATTGCTTGTGCGCAAACAGGAACCGGGAAAACAGGTGCTTTTGCTATTCCGCTGCTACAACTTTTGATTAAGCGGGTGGAAGATCCAAAAATAAAAGACACTCTATCTGTATTAATTGTAAGCCCAACCAGAGAATTGGCCGTGCAAATTGCAGAGAATATTAAAGACTATTCAAAATTCACCAATATAAAATCCGGAGTAGTTTTTGGTGGTGCTTCCATGCAACCACAAATCAACTTCTTAAAAGATGGCTTACATATTCTGGTAGCTACTCCCGGAAGACTATTGGACCTAAGAAAACAAGGTTACATCAATCTTGAAGAAGTGGAAATTTTGGTTCTCGATGAAGCAGATCTTATGCTGGATATGGGCTTTATAGATGAAGTCCAAAAAATAATCAGGCTTGCTCCCAATTTGGTGCAAAGGCTTATGTTTTCAGCAACTATTCCACCAAAAGTTCAGGATCTGGCCAAATCTTTATTGCAAGACCCTGAGAAAATTGAGCTGACCGTAAATTCTTCTGCCGCACCCTCTATAGAGCAAAAGCTATATATGGTTCCAAAGCGGGATAAAGTAGAACTACTGCTTTATGTAATGCGTAATGTGGTTAAAAACAAATCTGTCTTGATCTTTAGGAGAACCAAGTTTGGAGTTGAAAAAGCTTTGCAATCTCTTGTGAAAAATGGCTTTAAAGCCGATGAACTTCACGGAGATAAAAGTCAGTCTGATAGAACTTCGGCGTTGGAAAGATTTAAAAGCAAAGAAGTAAATATATTGGTTGCAACAGATCTTGCAGCACGTGGATTAGATATCGATTCCTTGGATTTTGTGATCAATTTTGACATCCCGAGTATGTCAGAGGTTTATGTACATCGAATTGGGCGTACCGGGCGTGCAGGCAGTGTGGGAACCTCAATTTCTTTTTGTAGTGCAGATGAAAAAAAATACATAAAATTCATTGAAACATTGATCGGGAATAAAATTCCTGTAGAGACGGAACATCCTTATCCTTTAGAGAAAGATGCTGAACCTATCGTTCACAAAAAGAAAGGCAGCAAGCATAAAAAAGGGAGAAAAGGAAGTGGTTCTAAAGCCAATAAAAAACGCTGGTATAAATAA
- a CDS encoding SixA phosphatase family protein: protein MKSFALILTIVLSTFSINKANKIENKETSSLENHNEVTTYYLIRHAEKDRSDTTKKDPLLTDQGTERAENWAKVFKDVPFDMVYSTNYHRTKATAQPTASSKDLELNIYDPHKIYDAEFQKETKGKTVLVVGHSNTTPEFANAILKEKKYEHLSDNENGALFIVTVNLDGSASSQVLYIN, encoded by the coding sequence ATGAAAAGTTTTGCTTTAATACTCACTATTGTACTCTCTACCTTCAGCATAAACAAGGCTAATAAAATTGAAAATAAGGAGACATCTTCATTGGAAAATCATAATGAAGTAACCACCTATTATTTAATTCGGCATGCAGAAAAAGACCGAAGTGATACTACTAAAAAAGATCCTTTATTGACTGATCAAGGAACGGAAAGGGCAGAAAATTGGGCGAAGGTCTTTAAAGATGTTCCTTTCGACATGGTTTACAGCACCAATTATCACAGAACCAAAGCCACGGCACAACCTACTGCTTCTTCAAAAGATTTGGAGCTTAATATATATGATCCCCACAAAATTTATGATGCAGAATTTCAGAAAGAAACCAAAGGCAAAACGGTTTTAGTGGTGGGACATAGCAATACCACGCCAGAATTTGCAAATGCTATTTTAAAAGAAAAAAAATATGAGCATCTTTCGGATAATGAAAATGGGGCTTTGTTTATTGTAACAGTGAATTTAGATGGTTCTGCAAGCTCTCAGGTTTTATATATTAACTAA
- a CDS encoding esterase-like activity of phytase family protein, with translation MKRVLLFAIAAVFLTSCGTSKKLNSKNIELRYLDDYIIDANIEIEGTKVGGLSGIDYQNGVYYIVCDHPGNPRIYTSEIRIKGNKIDTILISDVIKLNRAAGFLKVNTLDLESIRIENENIVLTSEGAISKNQKPSIFYIDSNGEFLKNFELPDYFTSTGSQQPRNNGVFEGLTKDLQNEGFWVGMELPLTKDGSKPKLFPTNSPIRITHFNKESGKADEQFVISLENISKVPWKYFAVNGLTELIQYAPHKFLVLERAFSAGHGSYGNTVRIFDINAENATNTLDFENLRKEKYTKATKELVFDFKSVKKKLTDGIIDNIEGMTFGPDLPNGNKTLILISDNNFNTLGKQLNQVILMEVIFKQ, from the coding sequence ATGAAAAGAGTATTACTGTTTGCAATTGCCGCTGTATTTCTTACTTCTTGCGGTACATCCAAAAAATTGAATTCTAAGAATATCGAACTCCGATATTTGGATGACTATATTATTGATGCAAATATCGAAATTGAAGGAACTAAAGTTGGTGGCCTTTCTGGAATAGATTATCAAAACGGTGTTTATTATATAGTTTGCGATCACCCCGGAAATCCAAGAATTTATACTTCGGAAATAAGGATCAAGGGGAATAAAATCGATACCATACTCATTTCTGATGTGATAAAGTTAAATAGGGCTGCAGGATTTTTAAAAGTGAATACGCTGGACCTGGAATCTATAAGAATAGAAAATGAAAATATAGTCTTAACCAGTGAAGGCGCTATTTCTAAAAATCAGAAGCCTTCAATTTTTTATATAGATTCCAATGGGGAGTTCCTTAAGAATTTTGAATTGCCAGATTATTTTACTTCAACAGGAAGCCAACAACCACGGAATAACGGTGTTTTTGAGGGCCTTACCAAAGACCTTCAAAATGAAGGCTTTTGGGTAGGGATGGAACTTCCGCTTACAAAAGATGGCTCTAAACCTAAATTATTTCCTACCAACTCCCCTATAAGAATAACACATTTTAATAAAGAATCGGGAAAAGCCGATGAGCAATTTGTTATTTCCCTGGAGAATATTTCCAAGGTCCCATGGAAATACTTTGCTGTAAATGGACTTACAGAATTGATCCAATATGCACCTCATAAATTCCTGGTATTGGAAAGGGCTTTTTCTGCAGGGCATGGTAGTTATGGAAATACCGTTCGGATTTTTGATATAAATGCTGAAAACGCCACCAATACCTTGGATTTCGAAAACCTGCGAAAAGAAAAATACACAAAAGCCACCAAGGAGTTGGTATTCGATTTTAAATCTGTAAAAAAGAAATTAACTGATGGGATTATTGATAATATTGAAGGAATGACCTTTGGCCCAGATCTTCCAAATGGGAACAAAACCTTAATTCTAATTTCAGACAATAATTTTAATACTTTGGGAAAACAATTGAATCAAGTAATATTAATGGAAGTCATCTTTAAACAATAA
- a CDS encoding CsbD family protein encodes MNNDQLEGKWKRIKGDFKQKYGKLTDDDVTYSEGKFDEMMGRLQDKTGKTKEELKDEIDRW; translated from the coding sequence ATGAATAATGACCAATTAGAAGGAAAATGGAAACGAATTAAAGGGGATTTTAAGCAAAAATACGGCAAACTTACTGACGATGACGTAACTTATTCTGAAGGAAAGTTTGACGAAATGATGGGGCGCCTGCAAGACAAAACAGGTAAAACGAAAGAAGAATTAAAAGACGAAATAGATAGGTGGTAG